The nucleotide sequence TGCAGGCCCGGGGCAGCGTATTGGAGTACGTCAAACGATCATTCGGTGAACTGGAACCGGTCGCCTCGACCGTCGCAGATCATTCTGTGGAGACGCAGACAAGTGCGTCCACCCCTACCACGAACAGTCGGTCGCATTCCAACGGAACGGCCGGTGACTCATCCCCCGCCTCGCATGTCGTTCGCAACGGTTCGCACTCCAGGGACGCGCACCCGCTTTCGTCGGCAGCGAGCTTGCATCAGAATGAACCAATCGTTCGAACGGCGCTCTGCGTTGAGCCGCGCGGGGGCGTCATCCATATTTTCATGCCACCCGTGGAACGAATCGAGCAATACCTCGACCTTGTCTCGGCGATTGAAGCCACGGCCGCAGAACTTTCGATGCCCGTCCGAATCGAAGGCTATCCCCCCCCTTATGACTATCGTGTCGATCATTTCAAGGTGACGCCGGATCCGGGTGTCATCGAGGTCAATTTGCAGCCCTCGCGCACCTGGAAGGAACTGGTGACGAATACCACCGTCCTGTACGAAGAGGCGCATCTCTCGCGATTAAGCTCCGAGAAATTCATGCTCGACGGGCGTCACACGGGCACCGGTGGCGGAAACCATATCGTGATGGGAGGGCCGTCTCCCGCTCAAAGTCCGTTCCTCCGACGCCCCGATCTCTTGCGCAGTCTGGTAACGTACTGGAATAACCGTCCCTCGTTGTCATACCTCTTCTCGGGACTGTTCATCGGCCCGACCAGTCAAGCTCCGCGACTTGATGAAGCGCGGCACGAGAACCTTTATGAACTGGAGATTGCGTGTTCGCAGTTACCAGAAGGGGAAAGCTGTCCTCCGTGGCTCGTCGACCGTGTCTTCCGACATCTGCTGACGGACCTGACGGGAAACACGCATCGTGCCGAATTCTGTATCGACAAACTGTATTCGCCCGACAGTGCGACAGGTCGACTTGGTCTTGTGGAAATGCGTGGGTTTGAGATGCCACCGCATGAACGGATGAGCCTCACGCAGCAGTTGCTGGTGCGGGCGCTGATCGCCCGTTTCTGGCACAAGCCCTACCGTGAGACACTCGTCCGTTGGGGGACCACGCTGCACGATCGTTTCATGCTGCCCCATTTCGTCGAGCAGGATTTCCATGAAGTCCTGGCGGATCTTTGCGACGCAGGATTCCGTTTCGAAGAGTCCTGGTTCGCCCCCCATGTCGAGTTCCGGTTCCCTCTGATTGGTGAAATCACGATCTCGGGAGTGCAGATCGAATTGCGTCAGGCGATCGAACCCTGGCACGTCCTGGGTGAGGAATTTGGCGGTACCGGCGCCGCACGCTACGTCGATTCGTCAGTGGATCGCGTCCAGGTAAAAGTCCGTGGCCTGACGGATCCCCGTTTTGTCGTGACGTGCAATGGCCGGCGTGTACCGCTGCATCCGACTGGTACGAAAGGTGAGTTCGTTGCGGGGGTTCGCTTCCGCGCATGGCAACCACCGTCGTGTCTGCATCCGACGATTGGCGTCCATTCGCCACTCGTCTTCGATCTGCTCGACCGGTGGAACAAGCGGTCGCTTGGCGGTTGCACCTGGCATGTTTCGCATCCGGGAGGACGAAGCTACGCCACGTTCCCGGTGAACGCCTACGAAGCCGAAAGCCGGCGCGTGGCGAGATTCTTCCATCTCGGTCATACTCCCGGACAGCAAACGATTCCTGAAGACGAAAAGAATCGCGACTATCCGTACACATTGGATATGCGACGGACGTAATCGGCGGTCACGGATTTCGCCGACGGAATGAATGAGCGGCAGCATGCTGCGATGTTGACAGCGGGAGCGGCCAGGGAGAATCTTCCCGGTCACCACTCGCCCGAAACGAAAAACAGAGCGGTCCTGGGGAATGTCCCGCGACGGACAATTGGTAGATCAGACAACCGAGATCAGACAACACAGTCGCCACGCGTTGGTCGTTTGCTCCGTATTCGGAACAGACCAGGAACGACTGAGCCGAGAGGAGCCAGGACAATCATGATTGACAGCACCGGTGCGGTGAGTGCTCATCCCGCCGGCGACATCGTATCGCGATATGCCCCACACAGTCAGTATTTTGATGAAATGATCGGGCCGGATGGGGGAGTACGCCCTGCCTGGTCGCGGCTCGTCCAGACCATGAACGATGCGGGTGCCGAGGGGCTCAATCAACGGGGGGACCACCTTCGTCATCTGCTGCGGGAAAATGGAGTCACCTACAACGTCTACGGTGCGTCGAAAGACCTTGAACGTCCCTGGGAGCTGGACCCCATTCCGCTGATGCTTCCGATTGCGGAATGGAATCCACTTGCCGACGCGATCCAGCAGCGGGCTACCTTACTCAATCGAATCCTGGCCGACGTGTATGGGCCCCAGGAACTCGTGAGATCTGGTGTTCTGCCGCCGAACGCCTTGTTTGAACATCCGGGCTACCTGCTGCCATGCATTAATATTCGCCCTCCTGAGGGAATCTTCCTGCACTGGTACGCGGCTCAGTTAGCCCGCGATGCGACAGGACGTTGGATGGCACTGGGAGACCGTTCGCAGGGTCCGTCCGGGGCCGGATATGTGGTCGAGAATCGCGTTGTTGTCTCTCGCACATTACCAGAGAAATTTCAGAGCCTGAACGTCGTCCGCCTGGCGTCCTACTTCATCGCGCTGCAAAACACACTTGCACGACTGGCGCGTAACCATCGGGACAATCCGCGAGTGGTAGTATTGTCGCCAGGCCCCAGAAGTTCTCGCTATTTTGAAGATGTCTATCTGGCCCGCTATCTGGGTTATACGCTGGTCGAAGGGGGCGACCTGACGGTTCGCGGGGATCGCGTTTATCTGAAAACCCTCGGGGGGCTGCTGGCCGTCGACGTCATCTTTCGACGGATGGGTGACGCCCGTTGCGATCCACTCGAACTTCGTCCGGATTCGCGCGAGGGGATTCCGGGACTGATGCAGGTCGTTCGTGACGGACAGGTTGTGGTCGCCAATGCGTTAGGCAGTGGCTTTCTCGAAGCACCACTGATGCAGGCTTATTTACCCGCCGCCTGCCGGTTCCTGCTGGGTGAAGAACTCAAACTTCCCTCAATGCCGACCTGGTGGTGCGGTCGACCCGACGACCTGAAGTACGTCGAAGCCAATCTCGAGCGACTCGTCGTACGCCCCGCCTACCACCACCACAATGTGAAGGTCTACATCGGTGCCAACCTGGCGTACGACGAGCGGGCCCGTCTCATTGCCGAGATGCGGGCTCGTCCGAGTCAATTCGTTGCACAGGAACCTCTGGCAGGATCGACCGCACCGGTGCTCATCGGAGAAAACCTGCAACCCTGGCACGTCACCCTGCGCGCCTTCGCCGTGGCAACTGAAGGCAAGTACCAGGTCATGCCGGGGGGCCTTTCGCGGGTGGCAACACGCTCAGAAACGCTCTCAGAATCGATGGCCTCTGGCCAGAGAAGCAAAGACGTGTGGGTGCTGGCCGATACTCCTGTCGAGCCGGTGACATTGCTTCGTCCCAAGCAGACTGCACTCGAACTGCGTCGCAGCGCGAACGACTTGCCAAGCCGCGCTGCCGACCATCTGTTCTGGCTGGGACGCTCCATCGAACGAACCGAAGCGCAGGTCCGGCATGTCCGCTGCGTTGTCGCCCGGACCACCAGCGAGCTTCAACCCGCGACCCTGTCTGATCTGTACCAACTGGTCCTTGCCATCGACGAACCGGGTGAATCACCACTGGCTCCCTTTGACAGTGAAGCAGAAGGGCAGCAGCAAGCCCTGATCGAATCCGTCTGGGCCTTCCTGCATGATCCTTATCGAAAAGGGGGGTTGTTCAGCACCATCGAAGCGACCCAACGAACGGCTTCGGTCGTACGAGACAGAATCTCTGTCGATGGCTGGCGAATTATCAATCAAATGAAGTTCCCTCAGCCTCGCAGCTCGTCTGCACCACGAACGTCCTCGGGTCTGACGGATGCGCTTGCACCGCTGAACCAACTGCTGACCTCATTGTCGGCGTTCAGCGGCCTCTGCAACGACAGTATGACCCGGGGTCCCGGTTGGCGTTTTCTGGATATCGGGCGCAGGATCGAGCGAGCGTTGCAAACTTTGCGAGTCATCCGGGGGTTGCTCGTCGATGGACAGGTCGATGTCCTGCCTCGACTGGAAGCGATGCTCGAAATCGCGGACAGTTCAATGACCTACCGCTACCGCTATCTGACAACCCTGCAACTGGCTCCGGTGCTGGATCTGGTACTCGCGGATGAATCGAATCCTCGTGCCGTCGGCTTCCAGCTCATGGCCCTGTCGAAGCACGTGCGCAGTCTCTCCAGGGAGGAATCCGAGATGGTCCGCACGGCGGAACAGAAGCTCGTCCTTTCCGCTCAGGCGTCGCTCCGTCTGGCGGACGTGGAATCGTTCTGCACCGTCAATGGCTCAGGGGATCGACGACAGCTCGATAAGTTTCTGGCATTACTCGCTTCCGATCTTCGTTCTCTTTCCGATAGCATCACCCATACCTACCTCGCCCACACGGTCGACTCGAGACAACTCGAGGCTCAACTTCAGATCCCACGCCGCGCGTGAATCTCGTTAACAGGATTGAGGATTCCGTCACCGTCCGGTTCAGCCAGCCTGTATCACACAGTTGAAACCGGTACGACGGCAAATGTCCCATGCAATACACCGTTCAACATACGACGACGTATACCTATTCAAGCCCAGTATCGATCTGCCAGAACGATGTCCATCTGACACCGCGGCATACCCCGTTTCAGACGAGTACCGGATTCCAACTGGAAGTCTCGCCTGAGCCGATGCTGCTGCGGTCGTGGGTCGATTCCTTTGGTAACGAGGTGTGGTATTTTTCACTCGAAGAACCGCATCAGGAATTGAAGGTCACTGCACGCAGCAAAGTCAGCCTGGCCCGACGACCCTTGCCGGAACCTTCGCAGACGACAAACTGGGAAGTCGTGCGAGATCAGTTGCTGGCAGCCGACGCGCCCGAATCCCGGATGATTTCTCAATTTCGCTTTGAATCTCCGTACATTCAGTATCTGAACGAAGCTCGCGAATATGCCCTCGTCAGCTTTACTCCGGGTCGGCCGCTGCTGGAAGCGGCCCTCGAACTGACATCCCGTATTTACAATGACTTTGAATACGCTCCGACAACAACCAGCATCAGCACGCCGACAAAGGAAGTGCTGGAGAAACGGCGTGGTGTCTGCCAGGACTTTGCTCATCTGCAGATCACGGCGCTGCGCAGTCTGGGTCTTGCCGCTCGATACGTGAGTGGATACCTCGTGACGGCGCCTCCTCCCGGGAAACCCCGACTGGTGGGTGCCGACGCCTCACATGCATGGCTGTCCGTCTATTGCCCCAGTGACGGTTGGATCGACCTGGACCCCACAAACAACGTCATTCCC is from Schlesneria sp. DSM 10557 and encodes:
- a CDS encoding circularly permuted type 2 ATP-grasp protein, whose amino-acid sequence is MIDSTGAVSAHPAGDIVSRYAPHSQYFDEMIGPDGGVRPAWSRLVQTMNDAGAEGLNQRGDHLRHLLRENGVTYNVYGASKDLERPWELDPIPLMLPIAEWNPLADAIQQRATLLNRILADVYGPQELVRSGVLPPNALFEHPGYLLPCINIRPPEGIFLHWYAAQLARDATGRWMALGDRSQGPSGAGYVVENRVVVSRTLPEKFQSLNVVRLASYFIALQNTLARLARNHRDNPRVVVLSPGPRSSRYFEDVYLARYLGYTLVEGGDLTVRGDRVYLKTLGGLLAVDVIFRRMGDARCDPLELRPDSREGIPGLMQVVRDGQVVVANALGSGFLEAPLMQAYLPAACRFLLGEELKLPSMPTWWCGRPDDLKYVEANLERLVVRPAYHHHNVKVYIGANLAYDERARLIAEMRARPSQFVAQEPLAGSTAPVLIGENLQPWHVTLRAFAVATEGKYQVMPGGLSRVATRSETLSESMASGQRSKDVWVLADTPVEPVTLLRPKQTALELRRSANDLPSRAADHLFWLGRSIERTEAQVRHVRCVVARTTSELQPATLSDLYQLVLAIDEPGESPLAPFDSEAEGQQQALIESVWAFLHDPYRKGGLFSTIEATQRTASVVRDRISVDGWRIINQMKFPQPRSSSAPRTSSGLTDALAPLNQLLTSLSAFSGLCNDSMTRGPGWRFLDIGRRIERALQTLRVIRGLLVDGQVDVLPRLEAMLEIADSSMTYRYRYLTTLQLAPVLDLVLADESNPRAVGFQLMALSKHVRSLSREESEMVRTAEQKLVLSAQASLRLADVESFCTVNGSGDRRQLDKFLALLASDLRSLSDSITHTYLAHTVDSRQLEAQLQIPRRA
- a CDS encoding transglutaminase N-terminal domain-containing protein, whose translation is MQYTVQHTTTYTYSSPVSICQNDVHLTPRHTPFQTSTGFQLEVSPEPMLLRSWVDSFGNEVWYFSLEEPHQELKVTARSKVSLARRPLPEPSQTTNWEVVRDQLLAADAPESRMISQFRFESPYIQYLNEAREYALVSFTPGRPLLEAALELTSRIYNDFEYAPTTTSISTPTKEVLEKRRGVCQDFAHLQITALRSLGLAARYVSGYLVTAPPPGKPRLVGADASHAWLSVYCPSDGWIDLDPTNNVIPQERHVTIGWGRDYGDVCPIQGVLIGGGSHVLSVSVDVAPVLIDET